In Daucus carota subsp. sativus chromosome 4, DH1 v3.0, whole genome shotgun sequence, one DNA window encodes the following:
- the LOC108217185 gene encoding glutathione S-transferase T3-like, with product MNPNNSPPSNPNSQVPNTQFPYYFPNSYFPNPNTHNPNTQFSSPQNFNSNVQTPNPQFPFLNPFFPGAQNSQYQFPYVPNFQIPVDNQNSPNSQFSVFEGTNTIDLNDDCHEVEDIREAIGQWKWNEDKLLISAWLNVSTDSMIGTDQKGETFWERIREYCEESIPDLIKRGGIAMKKRWQRINEGARRYGACYDQAKRRVGSGSNLDNITQLAHELHVAKYKKKSNFDKHWNELRRQPKWRAPSTNSGSMKRTKLSDTGAYSSSTNNETPTSTNDVESPVRPKGTKATKRKGKEKVTKACEELEILKSSTCKRLSLMEEFVTNEQKKEERRAKEQDLKIIMADTTIMNETQRESHAKLLQDIYSRRM from the coding sequence ATGAATCCAAATAATTCTCCACCTTCTAACCCAAATTCTCAAGTCCCCAATACCCAATTTCCATATTATTTTCCAAATTCTTATTTTCCAAACCCAAATACTCATAATCCAAATACTCAATTTTCTAGtccacaaaattttaattcgaatgtCCAAACTCCTAATCCTCAATTTCCATTTTTAAATCCTTTTTTTCCCGGTGCTCAAAATTCACAATATCAATTTCCATATGttccaaattttcaaatacCCGTCGATAATCAAAATTCTCCAAATTCTCAATTTTCTGTTTTTGAGGGCACTAATACAATTGATCTCAACGATGATTGTCATGAGGTTGAAGACATACGAGAAGCTATTGGTCAATGGAAATGGAATGAAGACAAGCTCCTAATAAGTGCGTGGTTAAATGTATCAACTGATTCTATGATTGGTACTGATCAAAAAGGTGAAACATTTTGGGAGCGAATTCGTGAATATTGCGAAGAAAGTATTCCCGACCTCATCAAGAGAGGAGGTATTGCAATGAAAAAAAGGTGGCAACGGATAAATGAAGGAGCTCGAAGATATGGAGCGTGTTATGATCAAGCTAAGCGAAGAGTAGGGAGTGGTTCAAACTTGGACAACATAACTCAGCTAGCTCATGAACTCCACGTAGCAAAATACAAAAAGAAGTCCAATTTTGATAAGCATTGGAATGAGCTTCGGAGACAACCCAAGTGGAGAGCTCCTTCAACAAATAGTGGAAGCATGAAGAGAACTAAATTGAGTGATACTGGAGCCTATTCTTCATCTACAAATAATGAAACGCCAACATCTACAAATGATGTGGAATCACCTGTTCGTCCGAAAGGTACAAAAGCGACTAAGCGAAAGGGAAAGGAAAAAGTGACAAAGGCTTGTGAAGAGTTAGAAATATTGAAGTCTTCTACTTGTAAAAGATTGTCTTTGATGGAGGAATTTGTTACTAACGAACAGAAAAAGGAAGAAAGAAGGGCGAAGGAGCAGGATCTAAAAATCATCATGGCGGATACAACTATAATGAATGAGACTCAACGAGAGAGTCACGCCAAGCTGCTGCAAGACATTTATTCTAGGAGAATGTAG